Proteins encoded by one window of Streptomyces uncialis:
- a CDS encoding flavin reductase family protein, with protein MKLSPEITPTRFRALMAGFPSGVAVLTATDPDGGRPWGMTCSSVCAVSLAPPTLLVCVRTGSPTLDAMLRRSAFAVNLLHDGARATAELFASGAPHRFDQVRWEYPVTGGGPHLVEDAHTVADCEVSGHQVVGSHAVVFGEVTAVHHRSPPRPLLYGLRRYAAWPLPDVDTVSWVAP; from the coding sequence GTGAAACTGTCCCCAGAGATCACCCCGACCCGGTTCCGCGCCCTGATGGCCGGGTTCCCCAGCGGTGTCGCCGTCCTCACGGCCACGGACCCCGACGGCGGGCGCCCGTGGGGCATGACGTGCTCCTCCGTGTGCGCGGTGTCGCTCGCCCCGCCCACCCTTCTGGTCTGCGTGCGCACCGGCAGCCCCACCCTGGACGCGATGCTCCGCCGGAGCGCCTTCGCGGTGAACCTGCTCCACGACGGGGCCCGCGCCACCGCCGAACTGTTCGCGTCCGGGGCGCCCCACCGGTTCGACCAGGTCCGCTGGGAGTACCCGGTGACGGGCGGCGGGCCGCATCTGGTCGAGGACGCGCACACCGTCGCGGACTGCGAGGTAAGCGGGCACCAGGTGGTCGGCAGCCACGCCGTGGTGTTCGGGGAGGTGACCGCGGTCCACCACAGGAGCCCGCCGCGACCCCTGCTGTACGGGCTGCGCCGGTACGCCGCGTGGCCCCTGCCCGACGTGGACACCGTCTCGTGGGTGGCCCCCTGA
- a CDS encoding alpha/beta hydrolase, which yields MSDATLPADPPDTGAEVLVRTHDGLRLAGTLLVPPGHHDGSRDAALFLHGSGADREQGGLFTRVARGLADGGVATLRFDLPGHGHSEGRQAELSLSGLLNLIGSGLRELRERTGAARIAVLAAGLTGGVAAGYAARRGDEIGRLVLFDPLIDYQEHFTADSPRWRGGRLTEPAGRTLLADGALASACGLAAGRAMLNEVFWLQPRGVLGAVTAPTLIVHGTGAARVPVASSRSAAGALTAEHRLVELPPGGDPLAGAVSAALAWLLPAATDAGDDAPG from the coding sequence ATGTCCGATGCGACCCTGCCGGCGGACCCGCCGGACACCGGCGCGGAGGTCCTGGTCCGCACCCATGACGGACTGCGGCTCGCGGGCACGCTCCTGGTACCGCCGGGGCATCACGACGGCTCCCGGGACGCGGCGCTGTTCCTGCACGGGTCGGGTGCCGACCGGGAGCAGGGCGGGCTTTTCACCCGGGTCGCCCGGGGTCTGGCGGACGGCGGGGTGGCCACACTCCGCTTCGATCTGCCGGGCCATGGGCACAGCGAGGGGCGGCAGGCGGAGCTGAGCCTGTCCGGGCTGCTCAATCTGATCGGCTCCGGGCTGCGGGAGCTGCGGGAGCGGACCGGTGCCGCCCGGATCGCCGTACTGGCGGCGGGACTCACGGGCGGGGTGGCCGCGGGGTACGCGGCGCGGCGCGGCGACGAGATCGGCCGGCTGGTGCTGTTCGATCCGCTGATCGACTACCAGGAGCACTTCACGGCGGATTCGCCGCGGTGGCGCGGCGGACGGCTGACCGAGCCCGCGGGCCGGACGCTGCTGGCAGACGGCGCGCTCGCGTCTGCCTGCGGGCTGGCGGCGGGCCGGGCGATGCTCAACGAGGTCTTCTGGCTCCAGCCGCGCGGGGTGCTCGGCGCGGTGACCGCGCCCACCCTGATCGTGCACGGTACGGGCGCGGCACGGGTCCCCGTGGCGTCGTCACGGTCGGCCGCCGGGGCGCTCACCGCCGAGCACCGTCTCGTGGAGCTCCCGCCCGGCGGGGACCCGCTCGCGGGGGCGGTGTCGGCGGCCCTCGCCTGGCTGCTGCCCGCGGCCACCGACGCGGGCGACGACGCCCCTGGGTGA
- a CDS encoding flavin monoamine oxidase family protein — protein MRRNGSAATGVTRPYPPLSTIPRPPASAGHPPPGPKRITVIGAGIAGLIAAHELERLGHRVQVLEAGLAPGGRVRTHGFSGRAHGPLVELGAMRIPASHHLTMQWIDRLRLSDRVRQFRTLFSDDASYLATPAGHVRVRDASPVLVEEFRRSLPPGPDHRPETLLCAAWLAASVHAVAPGTFGRGLHTDLPVELLGLLAGIDVRPYLVGGAATRIDLNRFFAHHQGFAAHGRFRYFFDDVVTETSSALFRLDGGMDQIPRRLVAQLRGPVRWGRRVVGLHARPDGVTVDTRHGLSTERFDCPYVLCTLPFSVLRRMPLTGVGDDKTAVVNDMQYWPATKIALHCREAFWENDGISGGGSFTGGLTRQTYYPPVESDPRLGAALLASYTIGPDAEALSEVPKDKRVATVLGELKPMHPELASPGMVLDARSQVWGEDPLSMGAASVRWSKDPDTAEEERRLAAAPQGALFFAGEHCSSTPAWIEGAIESGLTAAREIHGHVPLNRGVTAPGHRVGAGGAR, from the coding sequence GTGCGCAGGAACGGCTCGGCGGCCACGGGCGTCACCCGCCCGTACCCGCCCCTCTCGACCATCCCCCGCCCGCCCGCGTCCGCCGGGCATCCGCCACCGGGGCCCAAACGGATCACCGTCATCGGCGCCGGTATCGCCGGGCTGATAGCCGCCCATGAACTGGAACGCCTGGGCCACCGCGTCCAGGTGCTGGAGGCGGGACTCGCCCCCGGCGGCCGGGTCCGCACCCACGGGTTCAGCGGACGCGCCCACGGACCGCTCGTGGAACTGGGCGCCATGCGCATCCCCGCCTCGCACCACCTCACCATGCAGTGGATCGACCGGCTGCGGCTGAGCGACCGCGTACGGCAGTTCCGCACCCTCTTCTCCGACGACGCCAGCTATCTGGCGACCCCGGCCGGACACGTCCGGGTCCGGGACGCCTCACCGGTCCTCGTCGAGGAGTTCCGCCGGAGCCTGCCGCCGGGCCCGGACCACCGGCCCGAGACCCTGCTGTGCGCGGCCTGGCTCGCGGCGAGCGTCCACGCGGTCGCCCCCGGCACCTTCGGACGCGGACTGCACACCGATCTGCCCGTCGAACTCCTCGGCCTGCTCGCCGGCATCGACGTCCGGCCCTACCTCGTCGGCGGCGCCGCGACCCGGATCGACCTCAACCGGTTCTTCGCCCACCACCAGGGCTTCGCCGCGCACGGCCGGTTCCGCTACTTCTTCGACGACGTCGTCACCGAGACGTCCTCGGCGCTGTTCCGGCTGGACGGCGGGATGGACCAGATACCCAGACGGCTCGTCGCCCAGCTGCGCGGACCCGTCCGCTGGGGCCGCCGGGTGGTCGGGCTGCACGCACGGCCCGACGGGGTCACGGTCGACACCCGGCACGGACTGTCCACGGAACGGTTCGACTGCCCGTACGTCCTGTGCACCCTGCCGTTCTCCGTACTGCGCCGGATGCCGCTGACCGGGGTCGGCGACGACAAGACCGCGGTGGTCAACGACATGCAGTACTGGCCCGCCACCAAGATCGCCCTGCACTGCCGGGAGGCGTTCTGGGAGAACGACGGGATCAGCGGCGGCGGCTCCTTCACCGGGGGACTCACCCGCCAGACCTACTACCCGCCGGTGGAGAGCGACCCCCGGCTGGGCGCCGCGCTGCTCGCCAGCTACACCATCGGCCCCGACGCGGAGGCGCTCAGCGAGGTGCCGAAGGACAAGCGCGTCGCCACCGTCCTCGGTGAACTCAAGCCGATGCACCCCGAACTGGCCTCCCCGGGCATGGTCCTCGACGCCCGGAGCCAGGTGTGGGGCGAGGACCCGCTGAGCATGGGCGCCGCCTCCGTGCGGTGGAGCAAGGACCCGGACACCGCCGAGGAGGAACGACGGCTCGCCGCCGCGCCGCAGGGCGCCCTGTTCTTCGCCGGCGAGCACTGCTCCTCGACCCCCGCGTGGATCGAGGGCGCGATCGAGTCGGGGCTGACCGCGGCCCGGGAGATCCACGGCCATGTCCCGCTGAACCGCGGGGTGACGGCGCCGGGACACCGGGTGGGCGCGGGCGGCGCGCGATGA